A region of Lycium barbarum isolate Lr01 chromosome 1, ASM1917538v2, whole genome shotgun sequence DNA encodes the following proteins:
- the LOC132644623 gene encoding LOW QUALITY PROTEIN: pentatricopeptide repeat-containing protein At1g56690, mitochondrial-like (The sequence of the model RefSeq protein was modified relative to this genomic sequence to represent the inferred CDS: substituted 1 base at 1 genomic stop codon), with amino-acid sequence MQRLFFVQCRKYCYTHAIASNSQISHFARLGQIQNARKAFDEMPNRTVTSWNSIIAGYFQNHQPHEGQCLFNEMPERNIVSWNGLISGYVKNRMVNEARKVFDKMPQRNVISWTAMVRGYVEEGLVEEAEKLFWQMPEKNVVSWTVMLGGLIQERRIDEARKLYDMMPVKDVVVRTNMICGYCQEGRLDEARHLFDDMRKKNVVSWTAMISGYAQNGKLDIARKLFEVMPEKNEISWTAIVISYVQYGRFEEAWKLFEVMPVKTTPACNAIILGIGQNGEVAKVRMVFDLLKEKDDATWSAMIKVYERKGYELEALDLFHRMQVEGFRPNFPSLISILLVCASLASLDYGREIHARLIRTHCDDDVYVSSVLVTMYIKCGDFVKAKLIFDRFSPKDVVMWNSIITGYAQHGLGDEALEVFREMSVKRPLSXTLPDEVTFVGVLSACSYTGKVKEGKDIFESMNSKYQMEPGTAHYACMVDMLGRAGRLDEAMDLINKMTVEADAIIWGSLMGACRTHMNLDLAEVAAKKLLKLEPQNSGPYVLLSNIYASKGKWADVASLRKSMQSREVVKSPGCSWLEADKNVHMFTGGQSTPHPEHKLIIKMLEKLGPKLREAGYIPDGSFALHDVDEEEKMHSLNFHSEKLAVAYGLLKLPEGMPIRVMKNLRVCGDCHSAIKIIAKVTGREIILRDANRFHHFKDGVCSCKDYW; translated from the exons ATGCAACGCTTATTCTTTGTTCAATGTCGGAAATACTGTTACACTCATGCAATTGCATCAAATTCTCAGATTTCTCATTTCGCTCGTTTGGGCCAAATTCAGAATGCCCGAAAGGCGTTCGACGAAATGCCCAACAGAACTGTAACTTCTTGGAACTCTATAATCGCTGGGTATTTCCAAAATCACCAACCCCATGAAGGCCAGTGTCTATTTAATGAAATGCCTGAGAGAAACATTGTTTCCTGGAATGGGTTAATCTCAGGTTATGTAAAGAATAGGATGGTGAATGAAGCAAGAAAGGTGTTTGACAAAATGCCTCAAAGAAATGTTATTTCTTGGACTGCTATGGTTAGAGGATATGTTGAGGAAGGGTTAGTTGAGGAAGCAGAAAAACTGTTTTGGCAAATGCCTGAAAAGAATGTCGTGTCGTGGACTGTGATGTTAGGTGGTTTAATTCAAGAAAGGAGAATTGATGAGGCTAGAAAGCTTTATGATATGATGCCAGTAAAGGATGTAGTTGTAAGGACTAATATGATATGTGGGTATTGTCAAGAAGGTAGGTTGGATGAGGCTCGCCATCTTTTTGATGATATGCGAAAAAAGAATGTGGTTTCTTGGACTGCTATGATATCAGGATATGCCCAAAATGGTAAACTGGATATTGCTAGGAAACTATTTGAAGTCATGCCTGAGAAGAATGAGATCTCATGGACTGCAATTGTAATAAGTTATGTGCAATATGGTAGATTTGAAGAGGCGTGGAAGCTTTTCGAAGTGATGCCTGTAAAAACAACTCCTGCTTGTAATGCCATAATACTTGGAATAGGACAGAATGGAGAGGTTGCTAAGGTGAGGATGGTGTTTGACCTTTTGAAGGAGAAGGATGATGCAACATGGAGTGCAATGATCAAGGTTTATGAAAGGAAGGGGTATGAGTTAGAGGCGTTGGATTTGTTTCATCGAATGCAAGTAGAAGGATTTAGGCCAAATTTCCCTTCGTTGATAAGCATACTTTTAGTTTGTGCTAGTCTTGCAAGTCTTGATTATGGTAGAGAGATACATGCACGGTTAATCAGAACCCACTGTGATGATGACGTGTATGTCTCCTCTGTATTAGTCACGATGTACATCAAATGCGGTGATTTCGTCAAGGCCAAATTAATATTTGATAGATTTTCTCCAAAAGATGTGGTCATGTGGAATTCTATTATAACAGGTTATGCTCAACATGGTTTAGGAGATGAAGCGCTAGAAGTGTTCAGAGAAATGT CGGTGAAGCGCCCGCTTTCCTGAACACTGCCAGACGAGGTTACCTTCGTTGGAGTTTTATCCGCGTGCAGCTACACTGGGAAAGTGAAAGAAGGGAAAGATATCTTTGAGTCCATGAATTCAAAATATCAGATGGAGCCAGGAACTGCACATTATGCTTGCATGGTTGACATGCTTGGTCGAGCTGGCCGGTTGGATGAGGCAATGGATCTGATCAACAAAATGACTGTAGAAGCAGATGCAATTATTTGGGGTTCTTTGATGGGTGCATGTAGGACGCATATGAACCTAGATTTGGCAGAAGTTGCTGCAAAGAAACTTTTAAAGCTTGAACCCCAAAATTCTGGGCCCTATGTCCTACTTTCTAATATTTATGCATCCAAAGGTAAGTGGGCTGATGTTGCTTCTCTTAGGAAGTCGATGCAGTCAAGGGAAGTGGTTAAATCACCTGGTTGTAGTTGGCTTGAGGCAGACAAAAATGTTCATATGTTCACTGGTGGACAAAGCACACCCCATCCCGAGCATAAATTGATCATCAAAATGTTAGAAAAATTGGGGCCTAAGTTAAGAGAAGCTGGATATATTCCTGATGGAAGTTTTGCTTTGCATGATGTGGATGAAGAAGAGAAGATGCATAGCTTGAATTTTCACAGTGAGAAACTAGCTGTGGCTTATGGACTTCTTAAATTGCCTGAAGGTATGCCCATACGAGTAATGAAAAATCTTCGGGTTTGTGGTGATTGTCATTCTGCTATTAAAATAATCGCTAAAGTCACAGGACGAGAGATAATTCTGAGAGATGCCAACAGATTTCACCATTTTAAGGATGGAGTATGTTCTTGCAAGGATTATTGGTGA